A window from Acidimicrobiales bacterium encodes these proteins:
- the glpK gene encoding glycerol kinase GlpK has protein sequence MSHYVAAIDQGTTSTRFVIFDAAGQPVGTAQEEHEQIYPRPGWVEHRPDEIWARTRAVVTDALDAAGLTAADLVAIGVTNQRETTVVWDRRTGEAVANAIVWQDTRTDQLCRDLAADGGPDRFRSSTGLPLATYFSGPKIAWILDNVPGARARAEAGDLLFGTIDTWLIWNLTGGVDGGLHLTDVTNASRTLLMDLETLDWAPDNLAALGIPASMLPEIRSSSEVYGEARLEAVAGVPVAGALGDQQAGLFGQTCFSVGDAKNTYGTGNFLLLNTGTSPVRSENGLITTVGYRLGDAPPVYALEGSIAIAGALVQWLRDNLRIIDSASEVEALARTVDDNGGCYFVPAFSGLFAPYWRDDARGVIVGLTRFVERGHIARAALEATAFQGREMVDAMQADSGVTLRELRVGGGMVANDLLMQFQADILGIPVVRPTLAETTAVGAAYAAGLAVGFWPDTDALRTKWVEGQRWLPQMDEATRERELARWKKAVTRTFDWVDQDD, from the coding sequence ATGTCTCACTACGTCGCCGCCATCGACCAGGGCACCACCAGCACCCGCTTCGTGATCTTCGATGCCGCCGGGCAGCCGGTGGGGACGGCCCAGGAGGAGCACGAGCAGATCTACCCCCGGCCGGGCTGGGTGGAGCACCGGCCCGACGAGATCTGGGCCCGCACCCGAGCGGTCGTCACCGACGCCCTCGACGCCGCCGGCCTCACCGCCGCCGACCTCGTCGCCATCGGGGTCACCAACCAGCGCGAGACCACCGTCGTCTGGGACCGCCGTACCGGCGAGGCGGTCGCCAACGCCATCGTCTGGCAGGACACCCGCACCGACCAGCTCTGCCGCGACCTGGCCGCCGACGGGGGTCCCGACCGGTTCCGGAGCTCCACCGGCCTCCCGCTGGCCACCTACTTCTCCGGCCCGAAGATCGCCTGGATCCTCGACAACGTCCCCGGGGCCCGCGCCCGCGCCGAGGCTGGCGACCTGCTGTTCGGCACGATCGACACCTGGCTCATCTGGAACCTCACCGGCGGCGTCGACGGCGGGCTCCACCTCACCGACGTCACCAACGCCAGCCGCACGCTGCTGATGGACCTCGAGACCCTCGACTGGGCCCCCGACAACCTGGCGGCCCTCGGGATCCCGGCGTCGATGCTCCCGGAGATCCGCTCGTCGAGCGAGGTGTACGGCGAGGCCCGCCTCGAGGCGGTGGCCGGAGTGCCGGTGGCCGGCGCCCTCGGCGACCAGCAGGCGGGCCTCTTCGGTCAGACGTGCTTCTCGGTCGGCGACGCCAAGAACACCTACGGCACCGGCAACTTCCTGCTGCTCAACACCGGCACCTCACCGGTGCGGTCGGAGAACGGCCTCATCACCACCGTCGGCTACCGACTCGGCGACGCACCGCCCGTGTACGCCCTCGAAGGGTCGATCGCCATCGCCGGCGCCCTGGTGCAGTGGCTGCGCGACAACCTCCGCATCATCGACTCGGCGAGCGAGGTGGAGGCGCTGGCCCGCACCGTCGACGACAACGGGGGCTGCTACTTCGTCCCGGCGTTCTCCGGGCTCTTCGCCCCGTACTGGCGCGACGACGCCCGAGGGGTGATCGTCGGGCTCACCCGCTTCGTCGAGCGCGGGCACATCGCCCGGGCCGCCCTCGAGGCGACCGCCTTCCAGGGCCGCGAGATGGTCGACGCCATGCAGGCCGACTCCGGTGTCACCCTCCGGGAGCTGCGCGTCGGCGGCGGCATGGTCGCCAACGATCTGCTGATGCAGTTCCAGGCCGACATCCTCGGCATCCCCGTCGTCAGGCCGACGCTGGCCGAGACGACGGCCGTCGGCGCGGCCTACGCCGCCGGTCTCGCCGTCGGGTTCTGGCCCGACACCGACGCGCTGCGGACGAAGTGGGTGGAGGGGCAGCGCTGGCTCCCGCAGATGGACGAGGCCACCCGCGAGCGCGAGCTCGCCCGGTGGAAGAAGGCCGTCACCCGCACCTTCGACTGGGTCGACCAGGACGACTAG
- a CDS encoding glycerol-3-phosphate dehydrogenase/oxidase, translating to MTLRATNIGRLRGGTFDVFVVGGGINGAVVAASLAGRGANVALVDRGDFASFTSQESSNLVWGGFKYLENYEIPLVRKLCRSRNRLMRAYPDNVQEIPFLAALDESSPYPPWLSALGATAYWALGNFRTRAPRLLSARRIRAAEPVIDTTSVRGGIEYRDCLLKDNDARFVFSFVRSAIEAGATVANYVELTAAEHDRDGWRLGLRDRETDEVLECRARIVVNAAGPFVDGLNGDLGVQTEHRIVYSKGIHLVVPRLTTGDDERVLAFFDDTQRLFYVIPMGLRSVIGTTDTRIDTPYSEVDGEDRAFLLAQINARLDLPEPLTVDDVIAERCGVRPLVVTADGGDTSDVDWTSLSRKHEIEVDRRRRAVTVFGGKLTDCLNVGEEVADAVESLGLVLEPDLGNWYGEPAAQTRAEFHRQARLMRLDDRRDRPGVEPLSDRLWRRYGRRAFAMLEAVRADPTMADDVLGGTDYLRVELHLAASTEMVTRLEDFMRRRSKIELVVPAEDYLFADGLDEVAEILFGDAASAKVEEYRASHPASGRTG from the coding sequence ATGACGCTGCGGGCGACGAACATCGGCCGCCTGCGCGGCGGCACCTTCGACGTGTTCGTCGTGGGCGGGGGCATCAACGGTGCGGTGGTGGCCGCGTCGCTGGCCGGACGGGGTGCGAACGTCGCCCTCGTCGACCGGGGCGACTTCGCGTCGTTCACGAGCCAGGAGTCGTCGAACCTGGTGTGGGGCGGGTTCAAGTACCTCGAGAACTACGAGATCCCGTTGGTGCGCAAGCTCTGCCGGTCGCGCAACCGGCTGATGCGGGCCTACCCCGACAACGTCCAGGAGATCCCGTTCCTGGCGGCGCTCGACGAGTCGTCGCCGTACCCGCCGTGGCTGAGCGCCCTCGGCGCCACGGCGTACTGGGCGCTCGGGAACTTCCGCACCCGTGCGCCCCGCCTCCTCAGCGCCCGCCGGATCCGCGCTGCCGAACCGGTCATCGACACCACCTCGGTGCGCGGCGGCATCGAGTACCGGGACTGCCTCCTGAAGGACAACGACGCCCGCTTCGTGTTCTCGTTCGTCCGCTCGGCGATCGAGGCCGGGGCCACGGTCGCAAACTACGTCGAGCTGACCGCCGCCGAGCACGATCGAGACGGCTGGAGGCTGGGGTTGCGTGACCGCGAGACCGACGAGGTGCTCGAGTGCCGCGCCCGGATCGTCGTCAACGCCGCGGGGCCGTTCGTCGACGGCCTGAACGGCGACCTGGGGGTGCAGACCGAGCATCGCATCGTCTACTCGAAGGGCATCCACCTGGTGGTGCCCCGGCTGACCACCGGCGACGACGAGCGGGTGCTGGCGTTCTTCGACGACACCCAGCGGCTCTTCTACGTGATCCCCATGGGCCTGCGCTCGGTGATCGGCACGACCGACACCCGGATCGACACCCCGTACTCGGAGGTGGACGGCGAGGACCGCGCCTTCCTGTTGGCCCAGATCAACGCCCGCCTCGACCTCCCCGAGCCGCTCACCGTCGACGACGTGATCGCCGAGCGCTGCGGGGTCCGCCCGTTGGTGGTGACCGCCGACGGTGGCGACACGAGCGACGTCGACTGGACGTCGCTGAGCCGCAAGCACGAGATCGAGGTCGACCGGCGCCGCCGCGCCGTCACCGTGTTCGGCGGGAAGCTCACCGACTGCCTGAACGTCGGGGAGGAGGTGGCCGACGCCGTCGAGTCCCTGGGGCTGGTCCTGGAGCCCGACCTCGGCAACTGGTACGGCGAGCCGGCCGCGCAGACCCGCGCCGAGTTCCACCGCCAGGCTCGGCTCATGCGCCTCGACGACCGGCGGGACCGCCCGGGTGTCGAACCGCTGTCGGACCGGCTGTGGCGGCGCTACGGACGTCGGGCCTTCGCCATGTTGGAGGCCGTCCGCGCCGACCCGACCATGGCCGACGACGTGCTCGGGGGCACCGACTACCTGCGGGTGGAGCTCCACCTGGCGGCGTCGACGGAGATGGTCACCCGCCTCGAGGACTTCATGCGCCGCCGGTCGAAGATCGAACTGGTCGTGCCGGCCGAGGACTACCTCTTCGCGGACGGGCTCGACGAGGTCGCCGAGATCCTCTTCGGCGACGCCGCCTCGGCGAAGGTCGAGGAGTACCGCGCCTCGCACCCCGCGAGCGGGCGCACCGGCTGA
- a CDS encoding cytochrome P450, whose protein sequence is MSGREKPSPAATGSSRTPERLRDLDLTDLSLFADGPPHAAFATLRDEAPLYWHEPTGHTPDGEGFWCLTRHADVAWAARDAATFSSCTGGGRDGGGTLIEDLPLGLAAGVLFNMQDDPRHHHIRRLVTPAVSPRRLRDMEAELRQRSEQILDAAVAAGTCDFLVDVAAEFPLQAIAALLGVPQEDRHRFMEWADTTLDYDDRDPGEQSARSRDAGAAVTAYGRDLLEQKRRCPADDMVSVIATAELPGEADPGGPLTDLEQQMFFSLLIAAGSETTRNTATAGLLALIDNPDQWQALREDRGLLPGAVEEMLRWASSTTYNRRTATRDVERHGRTIRAGDKVVLWWQAANFDERAFPDPMRFDIGRDPNPHLAFGLGSHFCLGANLARLELRLLFDALLDRVVSVTATGPVERTRSNKHTGFRHLPVELHAADGPSAGRVASSGR, encoded by the coding sequence GTGAGCGGGCGCGAGAAGCCGTCCCCCGCTGCGACCGGATCGTCGAGGACGCCCGAGCGGTTGCGCGACCTCGACCTCACCGACCTGTCGCTCTTCGCCGACGGACCCCCGCACGCCGCGTTCGCGACGCTGCGCGACGAGGCGCCGCTGTACTGGCACGAGCCCACCGGGCACACCCCCGACGGCGAGGGGTTCTGGTGTCTCACCCGCCACGCCGACGTCGCCTGGGCGGCCCGTGACGCGGCGACGTTCTCGTCGTGCACCGGCGGGGGGCGCGACGGCGGCGGGACCCTCATCGAGGACCTCCCGCTCGGGCTGGCCGCCGGCGTCCTGTTCAACATGCAGGACGACCCCCGCCACCACCACATCCGCCGACTCGTCACGCCTGCGGTCAGCCCGCGTCGGCTCCGCGACATGGAGGCCGAGCTGCGGCAGCGCAGCGAACAGATCCTCGACGCCGCCGTCGCCGCCGGCACCTGCGACTTCCTCGTCGACGTCGCCGCCGAGTTCCCCCTCCAGGCCATCGCCGCCCTCCTCGGGGTGCCCCAGGAGGACCGGCACAGGTTCATGGAGTGGGCCGACACCACCCTCGACTACGACGACCGCGACCCCGGCGAGCAGTCGGCGCGCAGCCGTGACGCCGGTGCGGCGGTCACCGCCTACGGCCGCGACCTCCTCGAGCAGAAGCGGCGGTGCCCCGCCGACGACATGGTGTCGGTCATCGCCACCGCCGAACTGCCCGGCGAGGCCGACCCCGGCGGCCCGCTGACCGACCTCGAGCAGCAGATGTTCTTCAGCCTGTTGATCGCCGCGGGTTCCGAGACGACCCGCAACACCGCCACCGCCGGCCTGCTCGCGCTGATCGACAACCCCGACCAGTGGCAGGCCCTCCGCGAGGACCGCGGTCTGCTGCCGGGCGCCGTCGAGGAGATGCTGCGCTGGGCGTCGTCGACCACCTACAACCGCCGCACCGCCACCCGCGACGTCGAGCGCCACGGCCGCACCATCCGGGCCGGCGACAAGGTGGTGCTGTGGTGGCAGGCCGCCAACTTCGACGAGCGGGCGTTCCCCGACCCGATGCGCTTCGACATCGGGCGTGACCCCAACCCGCACCTCGCCTTCGGGCTCGGATCCCACTTCTGCCTCGGCGCCAACCTCGCCCGCCTCGAGCTTCGGCTCCTCTTCGACGCGCTCCTCGACCGCGTCGTGTCGGTCACCGCCACCGGGCCTGTCGAACGGACCCGGTCGAACAAGCACACCGGCTTCCGCCACCTCCCCGTGGAGCTGCACGCCGCCGACGGTCCGTCTGCCGGCCGGGTGGCATCGAGCGGGCGGTGA
- a CDS encoding NAD-dependent epimerase/dehydratase family protein, producing MGEDVTTGRVASRRVLVTGGSGFIGAHSARALVDAGHPVRFLVRDRGRLERTAGALGVPLDDVVLGDVGDAPAVRRALHGCDAVLHAAAVVGTGADGAEAMTATNEHGARTVLGAAVEMGLDPIVHVSSGSVLYPTDEPVVGPDSPLVEGLGPYAASKVAAERFARELQEAGAPVVCTYPMMVLGPPAGERAGESAGALPIFLRSRVVTDVGYWSTVDVRDVASVHVAAMRPGLGPRRYTCGGHFLATGEAVTLMERATGRAMWRVPVPVSALVAMGGLSERLSRVVRSATTFTRDAMVYLTRAVPVDDTRTVDELGVTFRDPFETIRDTIQGLVASGTITPAHAGKAAP from the coding sequence GTGGGGGAGGACGTGACGACGGGTCGGGTGGCGTCTCGGCGCGTGCTCGTCACCGGTGGATCGGGGTTCATCGGCGCCCACAGCGCCCGTGCCCTCGTCGACGCCGGCCACCCCGTGCGCTTCCTGGTGCGCGACCGCGGCCGCCTCGAGCGCACCGCCGGTGCGCTCGGCGTGCCCCTCGACGACGTGGTGCTCGGCGACGTCGGTGACGCCCCCGCCGTACGCCGGGCCCTCCACGGCTGCGACGCCGTGCTCCACGCCGCCGCGGTCGTCGGCACCGGGGCCGACGGCGCCGAGGCCATGACCGCCACCAACGAGCACGGCGCCCGCACCGTGCTCGGCGCCGCCGTCGAGATGGGCCTCGACCCCATCGTCCACGTGTCGAGCGGCAGCGTGCTCTACCCCACCGACGAGCCGGTGGTGGGCCCCGACAGCCCCCTCGTCGAGGGCCTCGGACCGTACGCGGCGTCCAAGGTGGCCGCCGAGCGCTTCGCCCGCGAGCTCCAGGAGGCCGGCGCCCCCGTCGTGTGCACGTATCCGATGATGGTGCTCGGCCCACCGGCCGGCGAGCGCGCCGGGGAGTCCGCCGGCGCCCTCCCGATCTTCCTGCGCTCCCGGGTCGTCACCGACGTCGGGTACTGGTCGACCGTCGACGTCCGCGACGTGGCCTCGGTGCACGTCGCGGCGATGCGCCCCGGCCTCGGCCCCCGCCGCTACACCTGCGGCGGCCACTTCCTCGCCACCGGTGAGGCGGTGACCCTCATGGAACGGGCCACCGGGCGAGCCATGTGGCGGGTACCGGTGCCGGTCTCGGCGTTGGTCGCCATGGGCGGGTTGAGCGAACGGCTGAGCCGCGTCGTGCGCAGCGCCACGACCTTCACCCGCGACGCCATGGTGTACCTGACCCGCGCCGTGCCCGTCGACGACACCCGTACCGTCGACGAGCTCGGCGTCACGTTCCGCGACCCGTTCGAGACCATCCGCGACACCATCCAGGGGCTGGTCGCGTCCGGGACCATCACCCCCGCACACGCCGGCAAGGCGGCACCGTGA
- a CDS encoding nitroreductase family deazaflavin-dependent oxidoreductase, with protein sequence MGDQGTRPPKLPPVWFKHLFWKAHRGAYRLVGDRALWRPGGKRGWGALHLTTTGRRSGQPRGVILGYLEDDSVPVVLAMNGWDEGQPAWWLNLEAHPDAVIRLKGRPECPVRARRALGEERDRLWRWWADLDEGLDAYDGSRLADAPVVLFEPRPSGTDAPA encoded by the coding sequence ATGGGCGACCAAGGCACCCGGCCACCGAAGTTGCCGCCGGTGTGGTTCAAGCACCTCTTCTGGAAGGCGCACCGGGGCGCCTACCGGCTCGTCGGCGACCGAGCGCTGTGGCGTCCCGGTGGCAAGCGGGGCTGGGGGGCGCTGCACCTCACCACCACCGGCCGTCGCAGCGGGCAACCCCGGGGCGTCATCCTCGGCTATCTGGAGGACGACTCGGTCCCGGTGGTGCTGGCGATGAACGGCTGGGACGAGGGGCAACCGGCGTGGTGGCTGAACCTCGAGGCGCACCCCGACGCCGTCATCCGCCTCAAGGGCCGACCGGAGTGCCCGGTGCGCGCCCGTCGCGCGCTGGGCGAGGAGCGTGACCGCCTCTGGCGGTGGTGGGCCGACCTCGACGAGGGTCTCGACGCCTACGACGGGTCGCGACTGGCCGACGCCCCCGTCGTCCTCTTCGAGCCCCGCCCGTCCGGCACCGACGCGCCCGCCTGA
- a CDS encoding SpoIIE family protein phosphatase, with amino-acid sequence MARGRGTRRRSASTIGLYGLVALGIVATLLAFGDARDGARQADERAAELAAIRLSTAFEEVVGSLRGVDSLAVDATVDSDEFAAFARGVVENSRYPALAYAQVVPEGDRARFTAVTGLEIRDTDGVGGFVPATPRDLSYVVVDAYPRNEGTQAVMGFDLAGDPIRRRAAESAAGSPTPVLSDRTATAGGGLPGVSVVQAVRTPDGTPIGFVTSGLAIAEFVADAGVDTTELDGFHLTLNGEDLAGSPTGGASRTFEVAGRTFEVVAHGAGGTSLLMPLLIGVGTAALALAVAWASLRDRRQRDRLARRARRSRAIADLGQRLAALAEPPDVVAELAGHAADVMGSTWAVLVHHPVDEPSVVVDTEGSADEPSARDRAARRWLGDVAGGRHRDAEPTVVADVADWADPAALTAAGLRSFVCVPFAFEGRARAGTIAFGWADPMAPDEVGERIAAATTIAELGGGALERAIVTEEARAQAVGLSTFAQALASATTPDEVAITVRREVPPLVEAVRADLELRDPRSDPAPRVTGRGDDVVRVELRVGDGLPPAALEVAWAPGRAPSPTQRAVLGTLAELVTQSLARAARADQDHRVIVQLQRDLLPPTPTVEGLEIAVSYQPAMSVVGLGGDFYDVLTSDAGRTYLVVGDITGHGSEAVAAMAELTSVLHHALRSDVPLDTVFDPADLVLARRGVLASALVAEVDLDAHQLHSVNAGHLYAVIRRTDGTSELVVGGRRPLLGLGPQPLPGAECTTFGPGDVLVLYTDGLIERRSQTIDVSMDELAARIAAFDQGTMTDLVEALHVVDVAPADRTDDDIAVVAVRCLR; translated from the coding sequence GTGGCACGGGGTCGGGGCACTCGCCGTCGATCGGCGAGCACGATCGGGCTCTACGGTCTCGTCGCGCTCGGGATCGTGGCGACGCTCCTCGCCTTCGGCGACGCGCGGGACGGCGCTCGCCAAGCCGACGAACGGGCCGCCGAGCTGGCCGCCATCCGGCTCAGCACGGCCTTCGAGGAAGTGGTGGGCTCCCTCCGGGGCGTCGACTCGCTCGCCGTCGACGCCACGGTCGACAGCGACGAGTTCGCAGCCTTCGCCCGCGGGGTCGTGGAGAACTCGCGCTATCCGGCGTTGGCCTACGCCCAGGTCGTGCCCGAAGGCGACCGCGCCCGCTTCACCGCAGTGACCGGACTGGAGATCCGCGACACCGACGGTGTCGGGGGCTTCGTGCCGGCGACACCGCGGGACCTCTCCTACGTGGTGGTCGACGCCTATCCCCGCAACGAAGGCACCCAGGCGGTCATGGGGTTCGACCTCGCCGGCGACCCGATTCGGCGGCGCGCCGCCGAATCGGCGGCAGGCTCGCCCACGCCGGTGCTGTCCGATCGCACCGCGACGGCGGGGGGAGGCCTCCCGGGCGTGTCCGTCGTCCAAGCGGTCCGCACCCCTGACGGCACCCCGATCGGCTTCGTCACCAGCGGGCTCGCGATCGCCGAGTTCGTGGCCGACGCGGGTGTCGACACCACGGAGCTCGACGGTTTCCACCTGACGCTGAACGGCGAGGACCTGGCCGGCTCGCCGACCGGTGGTGCGTCCAGGACGTTCGAGGTCGCCGGTCGGACCTTCGAGGTCGTGGCGCACGGCGCCGGTGGGACGAGCCTGCTCATGCCGCTCCTCATCGGTGTGGGCACGGCCGCGCTGGCCCTCGCCGTGGCGTGGGCCTCGCTCCGGGACCGTCGCCAGCGCGACCGCCTCGCCCGCCGTGCTCGACGCAGCCGCGCCATAGCGGACCTCGGTCAGAGGCTCGCGGCGCTGGCCGAACCGCCCGACGTCGTGGCAGAGCTGGCCGGCCATGCGGCCGACGTCATGGGGTCCACCTGGGCGGTCCTCGTCCATCATCCCGTGGACGAGCCGTCGGTCGTCGTCGACACCGAGGGGAGCGCGGACGAGCCCTCTGCCCGCGACCGGGCCGCCCGCCGTTGGCTGGGTGACGTTGCCGGTGGCCGGCACCGGGACGCCGAACCGACGGTCGTGGCCGACGTGGCCGACTGGGCGGACCCCGCCGCCCTCACCGCCGCTGGCCTCCGCTCGTTCGTCTGCGTGCCGTTCGCCTTCGAAGGCCGGGCCCGGGCGGGGACCATCGCCTTCGGGTGGGCCGATCCCATGGCCCCCGACGAGGTCGGGGAACGGATCGCGGCGGCCACCACCATCGCCGAGCTGGGCGGCGGTGCCCTCGAGCGTGCCATCGTCACCGAGGAGGCCAGGGCCCAGGCCGTCGGCCTGAGCACGTTCGCCCAGGCGTTGGCCTCGGCCACGACGCCCGACGAGGTCGCCATCACCGTCCGACGCGAGGTCCCGCCCCTGGTCGAGGCGGTCCGGGCCGACCTCGAGCTGCGCGACCCGAGGTCCGACCCCGCTCCCCGAGTGACCGGCCGAGGCGACGACGTGGTGCGCGTCGAGTTGCGGGTGGGCGACGGCCTGCCGCCGGCGGCGCTCGAGGTGGCATGGGCCCCCGGCCGGGCTCCGAGCCCGACGCAGCGCGCCGTGCTCGGCACCCTCGCCGAGCTGGTGACCCAGTCCCTCGCCCGAGCCGCCCGAGCCGACCAGGACCACCGCGTCATCGTCCAGCTCCAACGCGACCTGCTCCCACCCACGCCGACCGTCGAGGGACTCGAGATCGCCGTCAGCTACCAGCCCGCCATGAGCGTCGTCGGGCTCGGCGGCGACTTCTACGACGTCCTCACCTCGGATGCCGGTCGCACGTACCTCGTGGTCGGCGACATCACCGGCCACGGCTCGGAGGCCGTCGCCGCCATGGCCGAGCTGACCTCGGTCCTGCACCACGCGCTGCGCTCCGACGTCCCCCTCGACACCGTGTTCGACCCCGCCGACCTCGTCCTGGCCCGTCGCGGCGTCCTCGCCAGCGCCCTCGTCGCCGAGGTCGACCTCGATGCACACCAGCTCCACTCGGTGAACGCCGGGCACCTCTACGCCGTCATCCGGCGCACCGACGGCACTTCGGAGCTCGTCGTCGGCGGGCGCCGCCCCCTGCTCGGACTCGGGCCGCAGCCCCTGCCGGGCGCCGAGTGCACGACCTTCGGCCCCGGCGACGTGCTGGTGCTCTACACCGACGGACTCATCGAGCGCCGGTCGCAGACCATCGACGTCTCGATGGACGAGCTGGCCGCCCGGATCGCGGCGTTCGACCAGGGCACCATGACCGACCTGGTCGAGGCGCTCCACGTCGTCGACGTCGCCCCCGCCGACCGAACCGACGACGACATCGCGGTCGTCGCGGTGCGCTGCCTGCGCTGA
- a CDS encoding SDR family oxidoreductase has protein sequence MTDVLVVTGGAGSMGAACATALAPSVDAVLLCDVDPDRLATTADGLSSTTTATVDALAGDLGRPHVVDDLAARAADLGDRHRLVHTAGLSPSMAGWREILDVDLVATARLLDAFAPLVVPGSVAVCFASISGHMGSFDPAVDAVLDDPLAPDLESRFRAVAGDEPEPGATYRLAKRGVIRLCERAAVTWGARGGRVVSLSPGLIDTAMGRLELVHNPIKTWLAEQTPVGGDRTPPDVVLPGLTGDIAAAVAFLCSDAAAFVSGCDLRVDGGLVGALNTGT, from the coding sequence GTGACCGACGTCCTGGTCGTCACCGGCGGGGCCGGTTCGATGGGGGCCGCCTGCGCCACCGCGCTCGCCCCCTCCGTCGACGCGGTGCTGCTGTGCGACGTCGACCCCGACCGCCTGGCGACGACCGCCGACGGCCTCTCGTCGACGACGACGGCGACGGTCGACGCGCTGGCCGGTGACCTCGGCCGGCCCCACGTCGTCGACGACCTGGCGGCGCGGGCCGCCGACCTCGGCGACCGCCACCGTCTCGTCCACACCGCCGGGCTGTCGCCGTCCATGGCCGGCTGGCGCGAGATCCTCGACGTCGACCTCGTGGCCACCGCCCGCCTGCTCGACGCGTTCGCCCCGCTCGTGGTGCCCGGCAGCGTGGCGGTGTGCTTCGCCTCGATCTCCGGGCACATGGGTTCGTTCGACCCGGCCGTCGACGCAGTGCTCGACGACCCCCTCGCCCCCGACCTCGAGTCCCGGTTCCGGGCCGTCGCGGGCGACGAGCCCGAACCCGGGGCGACCTACCGCCTGGCCAAGCGGGGTGTGATCCGGCTGTGCGAACGCGCCGCCGTCACCTGGGGAGCACGCGGGGGGCGAGTGGTGTCGCTGTCGCCCGGGCTCATCGACACCGCCATGGGCCGGCTCGAACTGGTCCACAACCCCATCAAGACGTGGCTGGCCGAACAGACCCCGGTCGGCGGCGACCGCACCCCGCCCGACGTCGTGCTGCCCGGGCTCACCGGCGACATCGCCGCCGCCGTGGCGTTCCTGTGCTCGGACGCGGCGGCGTTCGTCTCCGGCTGCGACCTCCGCGTCGACGGGGGACTCGTCGGCGCGCTGAACACCGGCACCTGA
- a CDS encoding phytanoyl-CoA dioxygenase family protein yields MSWTVDTRTRSAGAVPPVDAATFWDTEWRDALARNGPRAAADAARLALAPLAVTVDDRTWTLQRGDDTLEVVPGADPATPGVVLDADAFADLVAEQRTALGLLIAGRAGGDADATASFCDWDAVLRSAIDGRGVYQPGDVTLRALDGSPLDLEPRFRLGERPTEAGHFLAEAGFLLLSGVFDPDEIDTLDADLARAVDRAEPADGRSWWAATAAGERYPCRILDLAEQSDTLRDLLRDPRYLAIGDLLGEGHRPGDPFGEHFADPTAEGLVKKVDSVEGLVCLPWHKDCQRGGHSMFCSGITVGICLTPVDTAHGGLDVVAGSHRSNIAASQVGQGLGLPEVSLRAERGDLTLHMSCALHRSTHPTSAERRVVYTGFTLPPRPGDHHAGDAQARLRRERAAVGDPATASRATAPDDGEVTRR; encoded by the coding sequence ATGTCCTGGACGGTCGACACGCGCACCCGTTCCGCCGGCGCCGTCCCCCCGGTCGACGCCGCCACGTTCTGGGACACCGAGTGGCGCGACGCCCTGGCCCGCAACGGTCCGCGGGCCGCCGCCGACGCCGCCCGCCTCGCCCTGGCGCCGCTGGCCGTCACCGTCGACGACCGGACGTGGACCCTGCAGCGAGGCGACGACACCCTCGAGGTCGTGCCCGGCGCCGACCCCGCCACGCCGGGCGTGGTGCTCGACGCCGACGCCTTCGCCGACCTCGTCGCCGAGCAGCGCACGGCGCTCGGCCTGCTCATCGCCGGGCGGGCCGGCGGCGACGCCGATGCCACCGCGTCGTTCTGCGACTGGGACGCCGTGCTGCGTTCGGCCATCGACGGCCGCGGGGTGTATCAGCCCGGCGACGTCACCCTGCGCGCCCTCGACGGCTCGCCCCTCGACCTCGAGCCGCGCTTCCGCCTCGGCGAACGGCCGACGGAGGCCGGGCACTTCCTCGCCGAAGCCGGCTTCCTCCTGCTCTCCGGCGTGTTCGACCCCGACGAGATCGACACCCTCGACGCCGACCTGGCCCGCGCCGTCGATCGGGCCGAGCCCGCCGACGGCCGGTCCTGGTGGGCGGCCACCGCGGCGGGGGAGCGGTACCCGTGCCGCATCCTCGACCTCGCCGAGCAGTCCGACACCCTGCGCGACCTTCTGCGCGACCCTCGCTACCTGGCCATCGGCGACCTGCTCGGCGAGGGCCACCGGCCCGGCGACCCCTTCGGCGAGCACTTCGCCGACCCCACCGCCGAGGGGCTCGTGAAGAAGGTCGACTCGGTGGAGGGCCTCGTGTGCCTGCCGTGGCACAAGGACTGCCAGCGCGGCGGCCACTCGATGTTCTGCTCGGGCATCACCGTCGGCATCTGCCTTACCCCCGTCGACACCGCCCACGGGGGCCTCGACGTCGTGGCCGGCTCGCACCGCTCGAACATCGCCGCTTCCCAGGTCGGGCAGGGCCTCGGCCTGCCCGAGGTCTCCCTGCGGGCCGAGCGCGGCGACCTCACCCTGCACATGTCGTGCGCCCTGCACCGCTCCACCCACCCCACGAGCGCCGAGCGGCGCGTCGTGTACACCGGCTTCACGTTGCCGCCCCGACCCGGCGACCACCACGCCGGCGACGCGCAGGCGCGGCTGCGACGCGAACGAGCGGCCGTCGGCGACCCGGCCACCGCGTCGCGCGCCACCGCACCCGACGACGGTGAGGTGACCCGGCGGTGA